GGAGTGTTGACTGTTGCCAGCTTGATTGATGGGTTCATCTTTTCGAGTTCAAAGAGACTCAGAGGGTCGAATGACGATGGATTTGGAGCTCCAAGTGGAAAAATGGTGAGTTCCTGCTCGATCAGGTGATACAAATACTCTGGATTGATTTCAAATGAATTCGACCCTCAGCTATAGCGTGATTGATTTTCCATGGTGATGTACGGTCGGATGTTGCATATGCATGTTCTTCATCGTGCCAATCGTTTTCAAACAAGCAGTCGTATGCTCTTCACCAAGACGTACTATACAGGGTATACATGCTATTCGGTATCATCTATAATCATCAGAGTAACGTGAATCGTTGAAAACTATTGCGATAAAGTAATCTACCATTTGTTTAAGATTGACCTGAAATGGGGTTTCCTGTATTATGTGTGAAATGGACCCATTGTGGAGGACGGTAATGCATCAGGATGTTCATTCTTCAACACGATAAGCTACCATTGCCTGTTCTCATTAGTGTATCAGCTTTGGGCCCCGTCTCTCGACCGACAAGGGGTGTAATCCTGGATTGGACATTGGACATACCTCTAACGAATGTACGTTGGTACTGAAACTTCTTAATCTGACTTGTTCCACCTTACCTCTATCTATCAAATGAGGATCTGCGTCTCCCCACGTTGCTGGTATGGGAAGATCCGGTGAGTCGTTTGTGTACGCTAAGAGGGTGAAAGTGCCTATTGAGAGATGTTAGATTAGCTTCAGTGATTGCAGGGCGATAAAGTCAATCATGGTGGGATACAATGCGGTTAGGGGGATGTTTGGAAGGAGTTCGgcaagaagaacaaatcaGTCCAAGTAAAACAGTACTTCTGATGGACAGGGACGAGCAAGACTAAACCAACCAGTTCTGGAATCCGTCTTTTCCACGGCGAAAGCAATAGAGagatgaaactcacattcttcttccaatataGGTAAGAAAGTAACACTACTGGTGATCTGTTTCATTATCTCTCTAATTTCGCCTTGaacttctttctctgtcttctcttttctcttaGGTTGTTTAGGTCCACctggtaaagaaggattgTTTATTGCTGATTCATCTGTATGTATGTCGAATTGCCAGCGCTCAAGCGTCTCGCCCGTCTCGATGGACTTGATAGCTAACACTAGTCtattgatggatgatgataggagCCATTCTGCATAAGGGTAGACGAGTGAGCGGGAGTGATTGGCGTCATATTGGAGAGTCGGTGAGCATCGCATCAAAATTGAGCAAGGTGGTAATATAGCGTGAAATGAGAGATTTCAAGGAGAACATTTGAAAGCAACATCAGCTAGAGTCACATATACATTTCTTGGGGGAGTTCcgtgatgatgacgactCACCCTGAACTTGTGATAAGATGGTGCTTAAATACTCTTTCAAATTATCATCTGCAGTGACAAGCATTGGTAACCCATATTTCTTCACCATCCTATCCCATATCAGGCAAATCAGCTAAATTCACCCCATCTCCACGTAGCGTCTTGTTCTAGCTTACCGGAAGTCATCTGAAGGATACACGCCTCTTTGGTAGAGGATACTGAAAGTCACAAAGAATCGTTTGGTTATCCGTGTGGTCTCAGCTGGTTGTTGAACACAATCTCACTGACCTGTTCACGCTATATTCGAAGAACTCAGTCACCATGGCTGTTGAACCTTTCAAGCTTATAGCTTGGTTCGTACGTTGTTTTTGCGCCATACTGAGGGAGTTTCAAACGATGGTATGGGTTCGCAGTGTAGTGATGGATACCTTGGAGTTGTATattatcagctgaagagTTATGATGGATATATCCAATAGATCCAGTCAAGATAACAACCATTCAAAGTGTTTTGAGCATCAATCGTCCTCCCATCAAAATAAACACACGCGACGGATTGAGCGGGATCAAAATATCATTTGCCACGTGAGATGTGTGTGAATGTGGTGCCCCATACATGGTTACAATTTTCTGTTTTTTTTGGGATTATTTTCAAATGCTCAAGAAAAGTTGGATCCACGGAATTCCTTGTCATAAAGTGTTGGTTGTCAATTCTCGTACATCCAACGACATCGTTACAAAGTTCTGATTGATAACCATAACCAAAAAGCcagagatcaagatggcaTCTAACATCTTACCTTTATTCTGGCCATTGGCTAATTCAAGTAAAGATGCAAGATTAACAGCTTCAGCATCATTGGTATCAAATCTTGAAAATTTCCAACAATCATTCGTATCTTCAAAACCCACCACTTcatcagaagagaaatcagacgatgacgaagatgatgatgatgatgatgatgatgatgacgatgacgaatcagggatggaagtggatgcgtcagatgaagaagaggatgatattgaaaaaAGGAGGGAAGCTGAAAAATTAGATAAACGATTAAGCAAAGATAATTCTGAAGATGTAGTTTATTGTGtcaagagattgatcagAGGTTTGGGTAGTTCAAGAGAAAGTAGTAGACTTGGATTCGCAGTAACTTTGACTGAGGTAAGTAACCTTCTCACGACTGTTTTTGTTTCCTTCTCATGTATATACTGATTGATCATAACCCTCATCACAGCTTTTATCACGTATACGAACAGTCACTGTATCTCAAGTATTATCACTACTCATTCGAAACTCAAGATTTTCCcaagggatgaaaggatcagaagaaagagatatgATGTTTGCCAGATTATTCGGATTAACGTCTATAATTCAATCGAAATCGTTATACAACAACACAGCTACATCTAAAGATTTCGAAAGAGTAgtggatgaattgatcaaattgGGTGAAGCGAAAGCTTGGATGAGAGAAAGTGCTTGGTGGACTTTAGTTGGTGCTATTCGATCTTTGATTGAAAGTAAAGTAGAATGGAAAAATCAAGCTCTGAAACAAACTATCGAAAATGTCTTACAAGGTAAATCTTGGAATTCAGAGAAGGTTGCTTTGGTTTTATTACTTGAGAATAAAgttgaagtgagtaaatAATTCACTTGAAGTTTAGTGGTGAAAGCGGAAGTCAGCGGCTGATACCCTTGCATAGGATATTGATTGGAAATCATACCTTGCACCAACTTTCAAACATACCCCTCTACTCAATTCTCACAATCTCGTCACTCTGGGTCGAGTATTAAAGGTAAGTAACAGAAAATTCATCACTGTTGGATTCACAACTGATACGTATCATTTACAGGAAGCATCCGCCGAAGATGACGACAGCGTCTCCACATCGACCAGTGGCACCTGGAAACCTCAATTGCATTTCGTATGGAATATCGTTCTCGAGCATTACTTTCCTCAATCTGGTACAGAGACTACAACGACCGGTGAAGCACCTTTCCAAGATTTCTTCCGGATTGTAGTTGACGGTGAGCAATCCGATTCTCACACTAAAATTTGCGCGAATGAGTACTGATGAAACATGTTTAGAATCACTTTTCTCAAATACTGCCTCACCACAAAGACGATATTGGGGATTCCAAGTATTTGAAAGATCACTTCCACTTTTACCATCAACCTCCATGCCATTGATATTCACGCCCAACTTCATGAGATGTTGGATGAACAACCTCTCATCGTCAGATAGATATCTTCATAAAGCAGCTTTACAAATCGCCAAAAAAGTACAAGAAGTAACCAAACAAAACTCACAAGTTGGATTCACACTTCTTAGTCAATTGGTAGGAAAACACGGTAGACAAGATTTTGATAAAGTCACTAAAACTAAGACTGTCGAATCTATCATGGGAAGTTTGAATATCGAAGGTACAAGAGAATACGTTAAATACCTGGAAGATATCATAGTGGGAGGTGGCGACAAGTGAGCTAATCTTTGCCGCTTTGCGAAGATGTTGCTAAGCTGACATCATACTTAGCCTTGATAGTGCTAGAATCGACGAGAGGAGATTATGGGCTCTCGATCAGTTACTCGCCTTGTCCCGAAATGGTTCCGTACCGAAAGATGACGAATGGATCTCATCTGTCATCGACTTCTTGATCGTCCACGGATTCTTCCTCATTCGAAAGGCGAATAAGAAGAGCGCTATCACTGCTGTAGGTTCATTGCCTTAGTGCCAACCTGTAGAgactgatgctgatgctgatgctcGCCACAGCTACATGCTATACCTAAACCTGCTTTGTCAGAAACCACCGCAGCGGCTTGTCGATCAAGGTTGAGTAGCTGTTTAGTAGAATTGACCACTGCTTCTATATCTCAGCGAGGCAAGTTGACCGCTTATCCTCTGTAGATTGTCTAGCTGACAATTTCACATAGCTTCTGACGAGTCCAAACCTGCTAGACAACAAGGCTGTGATCTCAGCGGCAAACTTTGGCTTAGAAGAGCTCTCGATACCATTGCTACGTTGGAGAAAGACTCTAAGCACGTCGAGCTTACCacagaatcagatgaagagatcgTTTCCATCCGaaaagaagctttgaaaACTTTGTCTGCTCTGGAAGATGTtaaagaagatcaaaaggagGTCGCTAAAGGAGCCGAAATATTGTTGGCATTCTTTGTTCTTCAAACCtatgatgaggttgaagatgcTTTAGACCTTCTTGAGGTGAGTGGATACTTCCTGATTAGATGGAATAGCTTGCTTATACTACTTTTATCATGAAGGACGTCAACACTGCCGCTCAACGTCTGTTCAATCTCCCTATGTCTTCTGACGAAATCGACGATGAACACGCTCCCATTGATTCCCTTCTTGACGTCCTTATCGCTCTTCTCGATAAAGGTTCAAGCGATCTTAGAAATCTGGCCAATTTGGTTTTTGCAATGGTTTCGTCAGCATTTACCGAATCTAGCATGAAGCTCTTGACAGCTGTAAGTGATGATCTACTTCTAGTGGAGAAAGTAAGCTTACGAAAAGTATAGCAACTCGAACAAACTGTGGCCGATGCTGCTGCCGAATCCGAGGccgaagacgaggaagatgatgaacaggatgaagagagttctgacaatgatgacgaatcagcagaagatgatgaagaagaatccgaagccgaagatgacgacgaagatgatctacCGCCTGTTGATCCAGCATTCAGGCAAAGAGTAGCCGAAGCTCTCAATGGCGCCGGTCTTGGTATcgatgacgaagagaaagacgatgatgacgagtCAATTGCAGAGGTTTGGGATGATGACCaaatgatgaaggtggatgagCAATTAGCAGAAGTCTTCAGACAACAAGCTGCTGGTACGAAGAAGACTGATCTAAAACGTGAGTGAGAATCGGCACCTCAGTCGTTATACCATAAATCTAACAACCTTGAATGTACTGTTCAGATCTGCAAATCGAGTCACTGCATTTCAAGAACCGAattcttgacttctttgacGTTTACTCTAAGAAACAGTCATCCAATCCATTGATCTTATCAGTCGTCATTGGATTATTGAGAATAGTTCGAGGAGGTGGAACATCAGAAAACGAATTAGCAAATAAAGCAGCTGGTATAATCAGATCAAGGTTTAATAAACCAAAAGAAGTACCTTCGACCGCTGATATAACCAAATCCATTGAACTTTTGAAAGAAATACACGAAATGGCGATCAAAGCCAGTTCAGCTGAATTTTCCAATTTATGTTCATCCTGTTCGTTATTCGTAATCAAGACTATCGATAATTCAGGAGATTCAGCAATGATTTTAGAAGTGTATGGAAATACATTAAAAGATTTCATGACTAGGAAATCATCTTTAATACATCCAAATTTCATCCTAGATTTCATAAAACGATTCCCATCAAAAGCGTTTGGATTATACGAGAATCTGACGGAATTTGTCTTACCTGGAAAAGGTGTAAACTCATACAGACAAGTTCAAGGTTACACAATGCTTCAAAATATAACACAACATTTACCATTAATTGTAAAGTCCAAATCCGTCGAACAAGATGAGATTAATAAATTCGTCAAGAAGTCAAGTGAGAGTTTATTTGTTCTATTAGAGAGTATATCTGGAGAGAACGATTTGAATGGATGGAACGCTcagaaattgaaagatgtgatCAAATTCGCACTGGCTTTAGCTAGAACATCTAAGAACCTTTCAATTCAATGGGATATCGAAAGAGTTGAATCAGTAGGAAACGGATTCATGAATGgtgaaaagacaaaagagatgaaaggtgtTATAAGTATGTGGAATCAATTGAAGAGTATAATCGGAGCAGGTGAGACCAGCAGCAAGAAGAacgacaagaagaagaagaggaagaacgcggaagaggtggaagggGAAACAATGGATATTGACGTTGATGTTCAAGAcgtcaaggagaagaaggagaagaaggagaaggtggagaagaaaggcgatgatgaacaaccaattaagaagaagaaaaagactAGTGgggagaagaaagttgatggtgatgaggaaaagaaaaagaagaaggtgaagaaaacTTCGACGTAAAGCGCATAGTCAATTTCTCTATTCTCATTGATTTTTGGATATATACCATTGCATTGGATCATAGGTTGCTTTCAGTTGGGTTTGTGATAGTTTGATCTTGCTTTGAGATGCATCATTTTGAATCATCAATGATGCGCCTAAGGATGTTACCCTCCGAGAGTTGTGTTACTGAGCATGATCATGCATGATACGAGAAAGATGCATAGATACGGTTGACCAGAACGCCTTCCTGATCCACTACTACCATAATTGGCCCCCTGTACGTCCTACTTTTTCGAAGCCTTTAATGCGCTCGCTATACCAGCCATTAAACCTTGACTTTCTCTCAGATAATTGACTTTAGCTCTTCTTAGATCTCTCACACCACCCGTTCTACCTTGTGCCTTTTTAActattttgatttcttttaTCAGAGGACTATTTAATTTGAAACTCATCTCTACACCAATCTTATTAACTACATTTCTCAATCTGAAACTGGTATCTACACCACCTCTTTTTATACCCATTAAAACGCCCgaaaaaggtgaaactgATTTTTTGGTTGGATCGGTATACTGTATGACTGTTATCACTGATCCAGCTTTTAATCTATCTGGATGACGTCTTGAGAATAATTCTATATATTGCGATTTGGGTGCTTGGGAATTCAGATGGGTTATTAGGGACCATCCTTTTCTTGGTGATAGGAGATTAGGTGGCGGTGGAGATGGtactgttgatgatgatattaaCGCGGAAGGGTTGAAAGGGTATGCTAGATGGGGATATAGTATAGTCAGTCACATGTCTTTCGCAATATTCATGGTTGTAGCATTTcttgtgagttgatcaatctttccatccccctcttctttcatcctctcttctATTGCAAAAAAataaatcactcacatgatgaagctgacgatgaagaagcgaatcCTCTTGAGCCTGACGCTGATGAGCTAGTCCCCTGTCGGAAAGCATTGGTAGCTTGCGCAAACACTCTTGATATCGTTGTTCGACTCATCTTGGTACGACTGAGATCTCCCGACTTGATGTTGGATGTATGCAGTTGAAGGTAATCTCTTTTATCTTATTCTTACAATCAAATGGCTATCTCGATAGTATTTTCAATCAAAAAGTCACATTTCATATGAAATGAAACTTGGAAACGGGACTATCCTTATCACCGATAGCCCAGAGTACCATGACGTGGCACTGATCTCGGTGCAAGTGGCAAAATAGGCAAAATAACTGGTCCGACTTAACCGAGATTGAACAACATGAAATCACACACTACGAGTAACTATCCATTGATCCTTCTTACCTTGCCTTCCCTTCATCGACTTCAAACAtaacatcgtcatcaacagCTATACATAGACAAAGCAGCTGTCATCTGTCTCTTAACCACACTCGATCAGACGAAGCTGAAGCAAATCAGCTCTTGTCAAGAATCCTTAACAAAGCTACGCGCTTTATTCGCGCCTTCCCGAATGCCAAATCCGATCTTATACCATATATCAATCATAAATATGGGTGTCTAGTCTTCACTCCCACATATCAAATATAACCTTTCGACTCTCACAAAACAGAGTCACAGATAGATGCAAATCCTCTCAAGAGGAAGGATGGGCGAATcgaatggagatgatgtCGTAAGTCCCTGACTTGCAAACCCTTGCCGCTCACACGGATGGGGGGGCTGACGACCTTCGGATTTTCGATCTTTTTAAAAGGTCTCACGTCAAGCTAAACTGTCCAAAGCACTCTCAGCTGCttatctgaatcatcaaatctcaGAATTAGAATCAAAAGTGAAAGCGACGACGTTGACTCCTCCCACGCCATTTGATCCAAAGCAAAATCCTCGTTCGCCTACATTCGccaaaggagaaatcaacGGTAATGTCGTACATGAGAGAGACCCAAATGATGATCTTGGCAGACCTGACGATGTTGAAGATTCCGAAGATGTCAGTGAGGAATGGAGAGTAGTCGTAGTTGACGTATCAGCTCTCATGTGGGCTAGAAATGCTGTAAAACGATTAGTCGGTAGAGGCTGGGAAGTCATTGTACCTCTCGAAGGTGAGTTCCCCTCTCAATTCTGCTCCCCGTGAACCTTCCCCTGATATACTGTTACAGCCATTCGTATCCTCGACCTGCTCAAGAAAGGCTCTTCCCCTTCCGCAGTTTCCGCTCGACAAGCAGCTCGTTATATCGAACATGCCACTCGATTCCACTCTTTACTGTCCACCGATCCATCGATAACCGTTCAGCTGGGTACAAACTACAAGAAAGGTCGCGGATTACGTCTTCAACGCGAAGGAGAAAGTAGACCAGTCGATTCGATGCTTGACGAACTTGCCCTCCCGCCAATGGATGGCGATGGGACTTTACCTATTTGGGTGAAAAAAGTATTCAGCTGTGTAGCCTTTTACAAACGAATCATGGACAAAGAATTGGAACAATCGGATGAAAATGgtttggaaaaagaaagaggacCCATACTTTATGTCGGAAATCCACCAGTTTTCGTCGAAATTGAACAGGGTCGAAATGAACCGACACCTTCTGGAGGCGACAGACACAAAGAGGATTTTACAGCAAGAGCAGATGGTCATGTCATACTTGAAGAAGCCGCGAGATTTGATCTAACACTGGAAGTATTGAGAGACGATGATACGGAAGTTGAAGCTTCCGGTCTGGGTAGATCAGGACGTGGAATTGGAAAGGGTCAAGGAAAGGGGAGAAATAAGAACGGCAAGAGTAGATCAGACAGGGATGGtcagagaaagaggaaagaacaagatattGAACCCGTAAAAGAAGTGAGGATCTTGCTTAGAAGACCACCTTCTGTCGGATTAAATGACGAATCACATCCTTCGCCGGAAAGTGGGATATCTACTCTACCAACAAGTGGGAATAGTCCTG
This genomic stretch from Kwoniella shivajii chromosome 3, complete sequence harbors:
- a CDS encoding ribosomal protein L19; translated protein: MSRTTISRVFAQATNAFRQGTSSSASGSRGFASSSSASSSYPFNPSALISSSTVPSPPPPNLLSPRKGWSLITHLNSQAPKSQYIELFSRRHPDRLKAGSVITVIQYTDPTKKSVSPFSGVLMGIKRGGVDTSFRLRNVVNKIGVEMSFKLNSPLIKEIKIVKKAQGRTGGVRDLRRAKVNYLRESQGLMAGIASALKASKK